The Meiothermus sp. CFH 77666 genome has a segment encoding these proteins:
- a CDS encoding GntR family transcriptional regulator, whose product MTLMPELESLPLREQAYWRIKQLILDEEAPANSFLSERGLAERLGMSKTPVRLAIARLEHEGYVRVSPQQGIVVLALSFEEILDYIDFRLALESFVVRNLAASPGPERTEALKAQLAEQARVVHDPSSSRQALVRADMAFHKFLANLLGNRPILQALERQQEMLYRIAMRIFQRYPDRREQSFAEHRALCRLLAEGRQAEAVALIEQHIVRIKSLLVGS is encoded by the coding sequence ATGACCCTGATGCCCGAACTCGAGTCCCTTCCACTGCGCGAGCAGGCCTACTGGCGCATCAAGCAGCTTATACTGGATGAGGAAGCACCGGCCAACAGCTTTCTTTCCGAACGGGGGTTGGCCGAGCGGCTGGGAATGAGCAAAACCCCGGTGCGCCTGGCCATCGCCCGCCTCGAGCACGAGGGTTACGTGCGGGTCTCGCCCCAGCAGGGCATCGTGGTGCTGGCCCTGAGCTTCGAGGAGATTCTCGATTATATCGACTTCCGCCTGGCTTTAGAGAGCTTTGTGGTGCGGAATCTGGCTGCTTCGCCGGGCCCCGAGCGAACCGAGGCTCTCAAGGCCCAGCTCGCCGAGCAAGCCCGGGTGGTGCACGACCCCAGCAGCAGCCGCCAGGCCCTGGTGCGGGCGGATATGGCCTTTCACAAGTTTCTGGCTAATTTGCTGGGCAACCGTCCTATTTTGCAGGCTTTAGAGCGCCAGCAAGAGATGCTCTATCGCATCGCCATGCGCATCTTCCAGAGGTATCCCGATCGCCGCGAGCAGAGCTTTGCCGAGCACCGGGCGCTTTGCCGTCTGCTTGCCGAGGGGCGGCAGGCCGAGGCGGTGGCCCTGATCGAGCAGCACATTGTGCGCATCAAGTCCCTTCTGGTGGGCTCGTAG
- a CDS encoding S-layer homology domain-containing protein has protein sequence MQKSRLAIFTLVMSAFFGVFANAQTQFRDIPAGHWARQAVEFAVQCGLIEGFPDGTFRGNQNLTRYQAALIFFRLYQTNRLETTRPECRLAVERGAQEVAPELEQLRQRFAALERTSQDQAGKLAALEAEVKRAIETSQRAAALEQRLAALEQQVQRLAQAPQPAQPTQPAGPTPAELQARIAALEQQVQRLSQAPAAPTAPVDAVALERRIATLEEQIRNRPDAARVAALEEQVRGLSNQVTTLQGQVGELRQQAQQPAPQPQPQPQPQPEVRPAPPVTPPAPPARNFYLGAGAALGVIPQPAGGIFSSNNLAISGMVGAREVFLGFGLRAGLDYNLGTQALGLEAYLTRHFGSGLLSPYLGVGARFLPALANPIYGSAAVGLDLNLFGPLGLFVEGNPRFEQGGNFGLGARAGLKLNF, from the coding sequence ATGCAAAAAAGCCGACTCGCCATTTTTACCCTTGTAATGAGCGCATTCTTTGGTGTGTTTGCAAACGCTCAGACCCAGTTTCGGGATATCCCTGCGGGGCACTGGGCCCGCCAGGCCGTGGAATTTGCCGTGCAGTGCGGTTTGATTGAGGGTTTCCCGGATGGCACCTTCCGGGGCAACCAGAACCTGACCCGCTACCAGGCCGCCCTGATTTTCTTCCGCCTCTACCAGACCAACCGCCTCGAGACCACCCGGCCCGAGTGCCGCCTGGCCGTTGAGCGGGGCGCCCAGGAAGTAGCGCCCGAGCTAGAGCAGCTCCGGCAGCGCTTTGCCGCTTTGGAGCGCACCAGCCAGGATCAGGCCGGTAAGCTGGCCGCCCTCGAGGCCGAGGTCAAGCGGGCCATCGAGACCAGCCAACGGGCGGCAGCCCTCGAGCAGCGCCTGGCGGCCCTCGAGCAGCAGGTTCAGCGGCTGGCCCAGGCCCCGCAACCAGCCCAACCCACCCAGCCAGCAGGCCCCACCCCGGCGGAACTTCAGGCCCGCATCGCGGCCCTCGAGCAGCAGGTTCAGCGTCTGAGCCAGGCCCCGGCAGCGCCTACCGCGCCGGTGGATGCGGTCGCCCTCGAGCGCCGCATCGCCACGCTGGAAGAGCAGATTCGCAACCGTCCCGATGCCGCCCGCGTGGCGGCGCTGGAAGAGCAGGTGCGCGGCCTCAGCAATCAGGTCACCACCCTGCAAGGCCAGGTGGGCGAGCTGCGCCAGCAGGCCCAGCAACCCGCACCCCAGCCCCAGCCTCAACCGCAGCCACAGCCCGAAGTACGGCCTGCACCGCCGGTCACGCCCCCCGCACCCCCGGCGCGTAACTTCTACCTGGGCGCTGGCGCCGCACTGGGCGTCATCCCCCAACCTGCGGGCGGCATCTTCAGCAGCAACAACCTGGCCATCAGTGGGATGGTGGGTGCACGCGAGGTCTTCCTGGGCTTCGGTCTGCGGGCCGGCCTGGACTACAACCTGGGCACCCAGGCCCTGGGCCTCGAAGCCTACCTGACCCGCCACTTTGGGAGCGGCCTCTTGAGCCCCTACCTGGGCGTGGGCGCCCGCTTCCTGCCCGCCCTGGCCAACCCCATCTACGGCAGCGCCGCCGTGGGGCTCGATCTCAACCTGTTTGGCCCGCTGGGCCTGTTTGTGGAAGGCAACCCCCGCTTCGAGCAGGGAGGTAACTTTGGCCTGGGAGCCCGTGCAGGCTTGAAGCTTAACTTCTAA
- a CDS encoding IclR family transcriptional regulator C-terminal domain-containing protein: MKAATLLESDPSSGEAEGFFVEALARGLSVIRCFDQAHERLTISEVARLTGLTRATARRSLLTLSALGYMATDGKQFWLTPKILSLGHAYLSSTPLPRLLQPVLEEVSGQLHESCSASILDGEEIVYIARAATRRVISVGLGVGSRLPAYCTSMGRVLLAALAPGALEAYLARARLEPLTPYTLTDPTRLWQELAKVRAQGYALVDQELELGLRSLAVPVQNARGQVLAAMNIGVQAGRVSREELLGMLPVLRQAAASLVPLLGV; this comes from the coding sequence ATGAAGGCCGCAACCCTACTCGAGTCCGACCCCTCCTCCGGCGAAGCGGAAGGCTTTTTTGTGGAGGCCCTGGCGAGGGGGCTATCGGTCATCCGCTGCTTCGACCAGGCCCACGAGCGCCTCACCATCAGCGAAGTAGCCCGCCTCACCGGCCTCACGCGCGCCACCGCCCGGCGGTCTCTTTTGACCCTCTCGGCCCTAGGCTACATGGCCACCGACGGCAAGCAGTTCTGGCTGACCCCCAAAATCCTGAGCCTGGGCCACGCCTACCTGTCCTCTACCCCCCTGCCCCGCCTTTTACAGCCGGTGCTGGAGGAGGTGAGCGGCCAGCTCCACGAGTCCTGCTCGGCCAGCATCCTGGACGGGGAGGAGATTGTCTACATCGCCCGCGCGGCCACCCGGCGGGTGATCTCGGTGGGCCTGGGGGTGGGCAGCCGTCTTCCGGCCTACTGTACCTCGATGGGGCGGGTGCTGCTGGCGGCCCTGGCGCCTGGGGCCCTCGAGGCCTACCTTGCCCGCGCCCGTCTGGAGCCCCTTACCCCCTACACCCTGACCGACCCCACCCGGCTGTGGCAGGAACTGGCCAAGGTGCGGGCCCAGGGGTACGCGCTGGTAGACCAAGAGCTGGAGCTGGGCCTTCGCTCGCTGGCGGTGCCGGTGCAAAACGCCCGCGGCCAGGTGCTCGCGGCCATGAACATCGGGGTGCAGGCCGGTCGGGTGAGCCGGGAGGAGCTTCTGGGCATGTTGCCGGTACTGCGCCAGGCGGCGGCCTCGCTGGTGCCTTTGCTGGGGGTGTAA
- a CDS encoding alcohol dehydrogenase catalytic domain-containing protein, with product MRAVVLEDFGQLNLRELPPPEEGGVLLQVAACGVCGSDLSVYKGSPAMRARWRPPLVLGHEIAATVLEGPPDWMGRGVAVNPLVACGQCDLCRRGLSNLCPERTNVGFHHPGGFAQQIRLPLRQLYRLPEGLPLWKGALCEPLAVALRAVELAGAVLGRRVLVLGGGAIGTLAAWLLSRAGARVSVAERNPLRREWLGTLGFVDEVLEAPEGSFAVALDCVGSASTVKLATGAVEPGGVVVLVGLEATEAPLPLQRVVLQEITLKGAYVFTHDDFARAVELVAHLPNELVVVRPFARYQETFSDLLQGRLSQAKAVLVWEE from the coding sequence ATGCGAGCCGTGGTGCTGGAGGACTTCGGCCAGCTCAACCTCCGGGAGCTACCCCCCCCAGAGGAGGGCGGGGTGCTCCTGCAGGTGGCGGCCTGCGGAGTCTGCGGTAGCGACCTGAGTGTCTACAAAGGGAGCCCGGCCATGCGGGCCCGCTGGCGTCCACCGCTGGTGCTGGGCCACGAAATCGCCGCCACCGTACTGGAAGGCCCGCCGGACTGGATGGGGCGGGGGGTGGCGGTGAACCCATTGGTGGCCTGCGGCCAGTGCGACCTCTGCCGGCGGGGGCTCTCCAACCTCTGCCCGGAGCGCACCAACGTGGGCTTTCACCATCCGGGGGGGTTTGCCCAGCAGATCCGGCTGCCCCTCCGGCAGCTCTACCGCTTACCCGAGGGGCTCCCCTTGTGGAAAGGGGCCCTCTGCGAGCCGCTGGCGGTGGCGCTGCGGGCCGTGGAGCTGGCCGGAGCGGTGCTGGGGCGGCGGGTGCTGGTGCTGGGCGGGGGGGCCATCGGCACCCTGGCGGCCTGGCTGTTGAGCCGGGCGGGAGCGCGGGTTTCTGTGGCCGAGCGCAACCCCTTGCGGCGGGAATGGCTGGGCACGCTGGGCTTTGTGGACGAAGTGCTGGAGGCCCCGGAAGGCAGCTTCGCGGTGGCGCTGGACTGCGTTGGGAGCGCCTCTACCGTAAAGCTGGCTACAGGCGCGGTGGAACCCGGCGGGGTGGTGGTGCTGGTGGGCCTCGAGGCCACCGAAGCCCCCTTACCCCTGCAGCGCGTGGTGTTGCAGGAAATCACTCTCAAAGGGGCTTACGTCTTCACCCACGACGACTTCGCCCGGGCCGTGGAGCTGGTGGCCCACCTGCCAAACGAGCTGGTGGTAGTGCGGCCCTTCGCGCGTTATCAGGAGACCTTCAGCGATCTGCTTCAAGGAAGGTTGTCCCAGGCTAAAGCGGTGCTGGTGTGGGAGGAATGA
- a CDS encoding TIM barrel protein: MSLSGDLKGKLEAIAAAGFEGVELFEQDLLTFDGSPQAVGTFIRSLGLTLVALQPFRDFEGLPEPERSRAFERAERKFDLMEALGTDLLLVCSNVSPKSLAGLERAAEDLYELAERARRRGMRVGFEALAWGRHIHDYRDAWEVVRRADHPSLGAVLDSFHILAQDLPLSTVPRIPPEKIFLVQVADAPRLEMGLLPWSRHFRNLPGQGQLPLQSFMQALEDARYQGFVSLEIFNDQFRSASPREVAQDGYRSLIYLQELREPQTLPPPPANLGVGFVEFALSEGEAAELEDLLGRLGFACTHAHPTRQVRLWQQGQARFLVNADAEGFAHAYHLLHGPSVCAIGLEVTDLSQALARARAYRAPLLEPADWPLPALGGLEGSLLYLLEPGTPWTETLRPLHPPPVRPHLTRIDHIAQVMPPAQLLSWRLFYRTVLGLSASDLTEIPDPKGLIESQALQNPERTLRLVLNASQHTETLASRFLNAYYGGGVQHIALETPDIFAALKALEKAGVALLPIPETYYLDLEARYGLDKSLLEALQQHNLLYEQSEEGEFFQAYTDAFAGRFFFEIVERRDYDGFGASNASVRIAAQLRQLS, from the coding sequence GTGTCCCTTAGCGGAGATCTGAAGGGCAAGCTCGAGGCCATCGCGGCGGCGGGCTTCGAGGGGGTGGAACTCTTCGAGCAAGACCTGCTCACCTTCGACGGCTCCCCCCAAGCGGTCGGCACGTTTATCCGAAGCTTGGGCCTTACCCTGGTGGCCCTCCAACCCTTCCGCGACTTCGAGGGCCTGCCCGAGCCCGAACGCAGCCGGGCCTTCGAGCGGGCTGAGCGCAAGTTCGATCTGATGGAGGCCCTGGGCACCGACCTTCTACTGGTCTGCTCCAATGTTTCGCCCAAAAGCCTGGCGGGCCTCGAGCGGGCTGCCGAAGATCTCTACGAGCTGGCTGAACGGGCCCGGCGGCGGGGGATGCGGGTAGGCTTCGAGGCCCTGGCCTGGGGACGGCACATCCACGACTACCGCGACGCCTGGGAGGTGGTGCGCCGGGCCGACCACCCCAGCCTGGGGGCTGTGCTGGACAGCTTCCACATCCTGGCCCAAGACCTGCCCCTCTCCACCGTCCCCCGCATTCCGCCGGAAAAGATCTTCCTGGTACAGGTAGCTGACGCGCCCCGGCTGGAGATGGGCCTGTTGCCCTGGAGCCGCCACTTCCGCAACCTGCCGGGACAGGGCCAGCTTCCCCTACAAAGCTTCATGCAGGCCCTGGAGGACGCCCGCTACCAGGGCTTTGTCTCACTGGAGATCTTCAACGACCAGTTCCGCTCGGCCTCCCCGCGCGAGGTAGCCCAGGACGGCTACCGCTCACTCATCTACCTGCAAGAGCTGCGCGAGCCCCAAACCCTGCCGCCCCCACCCGCAAACCTGGGGGTGGGATTTGTGGAGTTTGCCCTGAGCGAAGGGGAGGCCGCCGAGTTAGAAGACCTGCTCGGGCGGCTGGGCTTTGCCTGCACCCACGCCCACCCCACCCGCCAGGTTCGCCTATGGCAGCAGGGGCAGGCCCGCTTCCTGGTCAACGCTGATGCCGAGGGCTTCGCCCACGCCTATCACCTGCTGCACGGGCCCTCGGTGTGTGCCATCGGCCTCGAGGTGACCGACCTCTCCCAGGCCCTGGCCCGCGCCCGGGCCTACCGCGCCCCCCTCCTGGAGCCCGCCGACTGGCCCTTGCCGGCCCTGGGGGGGCTCGAGGGCAGCCTGCTTTATCTGCTCGAGCCCGGCACCCCCTGGACAGAGACCCTGAGACCGCTCCACCCACCCCCCGTCCGGCCCCACCTTACCCGCATTGACCACATCGCCCAGGTCATGCCCCCCGCCCAGCTTCTCTCCTGGCGGCTCTTCTACCGCACCGTGCTGGGCCTTTCGGCCAGCGACCTCACCGAGATCCCCGACCCCAAGGGCCTCATCGAAAGCCAGGCCTTGCAGAACCCCGAGCGCACCCTGCGGCTGGTGCTCAACGCTTCCCAGCACACCGAAACCCTGGCCTCCCGCTTCCTGAACGCCTACTACGGTGGCGGGGTGCAGCACATCGCTTTAGAGACCCCGGATATCTTCGCCGCGCTAAAGGCCCTGGAAAAAGCAGGCGTGGCGCTTCTGCCCATTCCCGAGACCTATTACCTCGACCTGGAGGCCCGCTACGGGCTGGATAAGAGCCTGCTCGAGGCTCTCCAGCAGCACAACCTCCTCTACGAGCAGAGCGAGGAGGGTGAGTTCTTCCAGGCCTACACAGACGCCTTTGCCGGACGCTTTTTCTTCGAGATCGTGGAGCGGCGCGACTACGATGGCTTTGGGGCCTCCAACGCCTCGGTGCGGATTGCTGCCCAGCTACGCCAACTTTCCTGA
- a CDS encoding C40 family peptidase, whose translation MRLNAVWPWLVAIALAQSAPTYTVQRGDTLFSIAKRHDTTVEILMRLNSLSDATLSVGQVLQLPPRVVQHTVQRGDTLFSIARHYGSSVQAIQQENNLEGTTLSLGQVLRIPQVSVAAPSNPPANPSASNPSPASPNPAPPPGSSANLVNSTPLPSPTPPQPAPEPAPQPQPSQPADTDYDPTHPLILVVLKYLGLPYVFGANSDRAVDCSAFVQQVYAEVGIKVPRTSREQWVTLTTVQGAMRQGDLVFFSFGGRQIDHVGIYLGRGVFAHANSYGSRVVIESLDSPYYKRVYRGAKRVEALQVVRP comes from the coding sequence ATGCGCCTAAATGCTGTGTGGCCCTGGCTTGTTGCAATAGCGCTGGCCCAGAGCGCACCCACCTATACGGTGCAGCGCGGCGACACCTTGTTCTCGATTGCCAAACGCCACGATACCACCGTGGAAATTCTGATGCGGCTCAACAGCCTGAGCGATGCCACCCTGAGCGTGGGGCAGGTGCTGCAACTGCCACCCCGGGTGGTACAGCACACCGTGCAGCGCGGCGATACGCTGTTTTCCATCGCCCGCCACTATGGCTCTTCGGTGCAGGCCATCCAGCAAGAAAACAACCTCGAGGGCACCACCCTATCGCTGGGGCAGGTGCTCCGGATTCCCCAGGTGAGTGTGGCGGCCCCCAGCAACCCTCCTGCAAACCCCTCTGCATCCAACCCGTCCCCCGCTAGCCCCAACCCCGCCCCACCCCCAGGCTCCTCGGCCAACCTGGTGAACTCGACCCCGCTGCCGAGTCCCACCCCACCCCAACCGGCCCCCGAACCGGCCCCGCAGCCCCAGCCCAGCCAGCCTGCCGACACCGACTACGACCCCACTCATCCCCTGATCCTGGTGGTGCTCAAATACCTGGGGCTGCCCTACGTGTTTGGGGCCAACTCCGACCGCGCGGTGGATTGTTCGGCGTTTGTCCAGCAGGTCTATGCCGAGGTGGGCATCAAGGTGCCCCGCACCAGCCGCGAACAATGGGTAACCCTCACCACCGTGCAAGGGGCCATGCGCCAGGGGGATCTGGTGTTTTTCAGCTTTGGGGGCCGCCAGATTGACCACGTGGGCATCTACCTGGGCCGGGGGGTGTTTGCCCATGCCAACAGCTATGGCAGCCGCGTGGTGATCGAAAGCCTGGACAGCCCCTACTACAAGCGCGTATACCGGGGGGCCAAGCGGGTGGAGGCGTTGCAGGTGGTGCGCCCGTAG
- a CDS encoding tripartite tricarboxylate transporter substrate binding protein produces MKRWWMFVLALALALSGPGLAQRYPARPVTLVVPWSAGGSTDLTARALAPILEKTLNVPFQVVNRTGGGGAVGHGAIAQGRPDGYTIGIITLEVILPPWVAQTKIDADQFTPISLLVLNPVAITVRKDAPWRTVQELIADIKQNPGKYKASGTAKWGSYDFARLGFLKTIGAKENALPWVPSQGAAAALQELIAGGVNVAFTAIGEASALVKSGEARFLAFMTDKRFPSFPEVPTLKEVGVDWTFASFLMAAAPKYTLPSVVDILDKAFAKAVQDPEFVRFMNNANLVINHLDRKTSLAFLQERTRAMQQIVQELDLKF; encoded by the coding sequence ATGAAACGCTGGTGGATGTTTGTGTTGGCTTTGGCACTGGCTTTGAGCGGTCCGGGTCTGGCCCAGCGCTATCCGGCACGCCCCGTCACGCTGGTTGTGCCCTGGTCGGCGGGCGGCTCGACCGACCTGACCGCGCGGGCGCTGGCCCCCATTCTGGAAAAAACCCTGAACGTGCCCTTCCAGGTGGTCAACCGCACCGGCGGGGGCGGCGCGGTGGGGCACGGGGCCATCGCCCAGGGGCGCCCGGACGGCTACACTATTGGCATCATCACCCTCGAGGTCATCCTGCCCCCCTGGGTGGCCCAGACCAAGATTGACGCCGACCAGTTCACCCCCATCTCGCTGCTGGTGCTGAACCCGGTGGCCATTACGGTGCGCAAAGACGCCCCCTGGCGCACGGTGCAGGAGCTGATTGCTGACATCAAGCAGAACCCTGGTAAGTACAAAGCCTCCGGCACCGCCAAGTGGGGCTCCTACGACTTTGCCCGGCTGGGCTTCCTCAAAACCATCGGGGCCAAGGAAAACGCCCTGCCCTGGGTGCCTTCGCAGGGGGCCGCTGCCGCCCTGCAAGAGCTCATTGCAGGGGGTGTGAACGTGGCCTTCACCGCCATCGGCGAGGCCAGCGCTCTGGTGAAGTCCGGCGAGGCCCGCTTCTTGGCCTTCATGACCGATAAGCGCTTCCCCAGCTTCCCGGAGGTGCCCACCCTCAAGGAAGTGGGCGTGGACTGGACCTTTGCCTCCTTCCTGATGGCCGCCGCCCCCAAGTACACCCTGCCCTCGGTGGTGGACATCCTCGACAAAGCCTTTGCCAAAGCGGTGCAGGATCCCGAGTTCGTGCGCTTCATGAACAACGCCAATCTGGTCATCAACCACCTCGACCGCAAGACCAGCCTGGCCTTCCTGCAGGAGCGCACCCGGGCCATGCAGCAGATCGTGCAGGAGCTCGACCTCAAGTTCTGA
- a CDS encoding tripartite tricarboxylate transporter TctB family protein → MPTQPLWERMTALLAVALGALALFLSRSLPQMEGGYPGPALFPSLLGLVLFSSGLSLLWQGRGAKGGLQGGEGRVLLALLGLALAPWLVKQLGISPSAGIYALFGALLLGVRPGAALLTGGVVALLVYLVFQRFLGVQG, encoded by the coding sequence GTGCCTACACAGCCACTCTGGGAACGCATGACGGCCCTTCTGGCCGTGGCCCTGGGCGCTCTGGCCCTCTTCCTGAGCCGGAGCCTGCCCCAAATGGAAGGCGGCTATCCCGGCCCGGCCCTGTTTCCGAGCCTCCTGGGGCTGGTGCTGTTCTCTAGCGGGCTCAGCCTGCTGTGGCAAGGGCGCGGTGCAAAAGGCGGGCTTCAGGGGGGCGAGGGGCGGGTGCTTCTGGCCCTGCTGGGCCTGGCCCTGGCCCCCTGGCTTGTGAAACAGCTAGGGATCAGCCCCAGCGCTGGTATCTACGCCCTGTTCGGCGCGTTGTTGCTAGGGGTGCGTCCTGGAGCGGCCCTCCTCACCGGCGGGGTGGTGGCCCTGCTGGTCTACCTGGTCTTCCAGCGCTTTCTGGGGGTGCAGGGATGA
- a CDS encoding tripartite tricarboxylate transporter permease — protein MSFLSPEALLALLLGSLYGAVFGAIPGLTATLAISLAIPVLLFLGPEVALAALIGITATAIFAGDIGSVLVRMPGTPASAAYTEELHEVARRRSPAFALGLSAFPSAIGSLIGLGFLVVGSLGLVALAKQFSSFEYFWLVLLGIVSGILAVPKVLKGAIAFGLGMLLATIGYDPALGHPRFTFGQPSLLGGLDFIVALIAFFGVSEVLHHLLYRNQPTPHTQGLGRGSVFHQYFLEANRFCWQERFSLLRSSVLGTFVGFLPGAGSDIAAWISSNLRRMRRGRPEQVALDGSSANNAAVAGAWIPAMALGLPGDTLTAILLGMFLALGITPGPELFNKHGSLVVQIYLAFFLVSAVLMPLGGYLSALIVQSLLRIPMRVLMGAVLGLCMVGAYAVNNNPFDLFLLAILGALGFALRQGGFPLGLVVLGMVLGPLLEQHFMVSMIKTHWNLWSFFERPLALVLALLNLAMVIGVLGLRRGWWAALRLPAEERA, from the coding sequence ATGAGCTTCCTGAGCCCGGAAGCCCTCCTGGCCCTGCTCTTGGGCTCGCTGTACGGGGCCGTCTTCGGGGCCATTCCCGGCCTCACCGCCACCCTGGCCATCAGCCTGGCCATCCCCGTGCTGCTCTTTCTGGGGCCCGAGGTGGCCCTGGCGGCCTTGATCGGCATCACCGCTACGGCCATCTTCGCCGGAGACATCGGCTCGGTGCTGGTGCGGATGCCCGGCACCCCGGCCTCGGCGGCTTACACCGAGGAGCTGCACGAGGTGGCCAGAAGGCGCTCCCCGGCCTTTGCTCTGGGTCTCTCGGCCTTTCCCTCGGCCATCGGGAGTTTGATCGGATTGGGATTCTTGGTGGTGGGGTCGCTCGGGCTGGTGGCCCTAGCCAAGCAGTTTTCCTCCTTTGAGTACTTCTGGCTGGTGCTCCTGGGCATCGTGAGTGGCATCCTGGCGGTGCCCAAGGTACTCAAGGGGGCCATCGCCTTTGGCCTGGGCATGCTTCTGGCCACCATCGGCTACGACCCGGCCTTGGGCCATCCCCGCTTTACCTTCGGCCAGCCCAGCCTGCTGGGGGGTCTGGACTTCATCGTGGCCCTGATCGCCTTCTTCGGGGTGAGCGAAGTGCTCCACCACCTGCTCTACCGAAACCAACCGACGCCCCACACGCAGGGCCTGGGGCGGGGTTCTGTGTTCCATCAGTACTTCCTCGAGGCCAACCGGTTCTGCTGGCAAGAGCGCTTCTCCCTGCTGCGCTCCTCGGTGCTGGGCACGTTTGTGGGCTTTTTGCCGGGGGCCGGCTCGGACATTGCCGCCTGGATTTCCAGTAACCTGCGCCGCATGCGACGGGGCCGCCCGGAGCAGGTGGCCCTGGACGGTTCCAGCGCCAACAACGCCGCCGTGGCCGGGGCCTGGATTCCGGCCATGGCCCTGGGGCTGCCGGGCGATACCCTGACCGCCATTTTGCTGGGAATGTTTCTGGCTCTGGGCATTACCCCCGGCCCCGAGCTCTTCAACAAGCACGGGAGCCTGGTGGTGCAGATCTACCTGGCCTTCTTCCTGGTCAGCGCGGTGCTGATGCCCCTGGGCGGCTATCTGAGCGCCCTGATCGTGCAAAGCCTGCTGCGGATTCCCATGCGGGTGCTGATGGGCGCGGTGCTGGGGCTGTGCATGGTGGGGGCCTACGCCGTCAACAACAACCCCTTTGACCTGTTCTTACTGGCCATTCTGGGCGCTCTGGGTTTTGCGCTACGGCAGGGGGGGTTCCCGCTGGGGCTGGTGGTGCTGGGGATGGTGCTGGGGCCTTTGCTCGAGCAGCACTTTATGGTCAGCATGATCAAGACCCACTGGAACCTGTGGAGCTTCTTCGAGCGGCCCCTGGCCCTGGTGCTGGCTCTCCTGAACCTGGCCATGGTGATCGGGGTGCTGGGCCTTAGACGGGGCTGGTGGGCCGCCTTGCGCCTGCCCGCCGAGGAGCGTGCCTGA